The following proteins are co-located in the Flectobacillus major DSM 103 genome:
- a CDS encoding TonB-dependent receptor family protein has translation MYISNKTVILIIGTILLICSDIMAIITPKDSIPSTRELAPVTIYSSRVPTKDNQLPVAVSVIGKDRLQVGQTKMSLFESLTAVPGVFAMNSENFAQDLRISIRGFGARAAFGIRGLKIVMDGIPESTPDGTAKLGNMDVGMVERVEVIKGATAGIYGNASGGVISLISEYIPEKPFAEFSTTLGAWGLARYQVKTGGTTGKFSYLANASRLQSTGYRDKSTLERNLINLKLGYQFTENAKLTFLAGYVDSPKAEDPGGLTLEEVGNNRRQARKANIDYNTTETFKQVRLAMVYDQNIGKNQQLNIRSFYVNRDFNTNQGFENSGQIAFKREFWGGGVAYQWTLRRYRLKTGVDLENQSDNRQRYDNKLGLRGTLRLDQLEDFRNVGLYILQEFTPTKHIRVAFNTRYDWVNLEVKDAFLSDGNQSATKNFKRFSPMLGISYNFNNRNTIYSNFTSNFETPSLNELTNNPTGQGGFNPDLAPQKSQNYELGYKAWLGTKIRVDLAVFKVKVQDEIVPYQLPNQVGRTFYRNAGLSTRNGLELGITYKMLPALTGYFNYTYSDFKYQSYQTLAGKYDGNALPGIPNHNVYSEIRYFPKTGFFAIAQFRSISSISANDANTVKVDGYALVNLRLGWQKQLKGILIEPFIGVNNINNAVYFANIQINATANRYYEPASGRFFFGGLKVRI, from the coding sequence ATGTATATCTCCAACAAAACCGTCATACTGATTATTGGTACTATATTGCTTATTTGCAGTGATATTATGGCCATAATTACTCCCAAAGATTCTATTCCTTCAACACGCGAGTTAGCTCCTGTAACAATCTATTCTTCACGAGTACCCACAAAAGACAACCAACTTCCTGTAGCAGTATCGGTAATAGGCAAAGACCGCCTGCAAGTAGGACAAACCAAAATGTCGCTGTTTGAGTCGTTGACAGCAGTACCGGGGGTGTTTGCAATGAATTCCGAGAACTTTGCCCAAGACCTGCGTATTTCTATCCGAGGGTTTGGGGCAAGAGCGGCATTTGGTATTCGAGGACTCAAAATCGTAATGGATGGTATTCCTGAATCTACACCCGATGGTACAGCCAAGTTAGGTAATATGGACGTAGGTATGGTAGAAAGAGTAGAAGTTATAAAGGGAGCTACAGCAGGAATTTATGGAAACGCTTCGGGAGGGGTAATAAGCCTTATTTCGGAATATATTCCTGAAAAACCATTTGCCGAATTTAGTACAACATTGGGTGCTTGGGGCTTGGCAAGGTATCAGGTAAAAACTGGTGGTACTACAGGAAAGTTTTCTTATTTGGCCAATGCTTCTCGTTTGCAAAGTACAGGATACCGAGATAAAAGTACCCTAGAACGTAACCTTATCAACCTAAAGTTGGGCTATCAGTTTACCGAAAATGCCAAACTAACTTTTCTGGCAGGCTATGTTGATAGCCCCAAAGCAGAAGACCCTGGTGGACTTACCCTAGAGGAAGTTGGTAATAACCGAAGGCAAGCTCGCAAAGCCAATATTGATTACAATACCACCGAAACTTTCAAGCAGGTTCGCCTTGCTATGGTTTATGACCAAAATATTGGCAAAAATCAACAATTAAATATCAGAAGTTTTTATGTAAACCGTGATTTTAATACCAACCAAGGTTTTGAGAATAGTGGACAAATTGCCTTCAAACGAGAATTTTGGGGAGGAGGTGTCGCTTATCAATGGACATTGCGACGATACCGCCTAAAAACAGGAGTAGACCTAGAAAATCAAAGCGATAACCGTCAACGATATGATAATAAATTAGGATTAAGGGGAACTTTGCGGTTGGATCAGCTTGAGGACTTTCGGAATGTAGGACTATATATTTTACAAGAATTTACCCCAACCAAACATATTCGGGTAGCTTTTAATACACGTTACGATTGGGTAAATTTGGAAGTAAAAGACGCATTTTTATCGGATGGGAATCAGTCGGCAACAAAGAATTTCAAGCGTTTTAGTCCAATGCTAGGTATTTCTTATAATTTCAATAACCGAAATACGATTTATAGTAATTTTACTAGCAATTTTGAAACCCCATCGCTCAACGAACTAACCAATAACCCTACAGGACAAGGAGGCTTTAATCCTGATTTGGCCCCTCAAAAGTCTCAGAACTATGAATTAGGCTATAAAGCATGGCTGGGTACAAAAATTAGGGTAGACCTCGCTGTATTCAAAGTAAAAGTACAAGACGAAATTGTACCGTATCAGTTGCCCAATCAGGTAGGACGCACTTTTTATAGAAATGCAGGGTTGTCGACTCGCAATGGCCTTGAACTGGGCATTACCTATAAAATGTTGCCAGCTTTAACGGGGTATTTTAATTATACCTACTCTGACTTTAAATACCAAAGCTATCAGACATTGGCAGGTAAATACGACGGAAATGCCCTTCCTGGAATACCAAACCATAATGTATATTCCGAGATCCGATATTTTCCGAAAACGGGCTTTTTTGCAATAGCTCAGTTTCGTAGTATTAGCTCAATATCGGCCAACGATGCCAATACAGTAAAAGTTGATGGTTATGCACTAGTAAATTTACGTTTGGGTTGGCAAAAACAACTCAAAGGCATTTTGATAGAGCCATTTATAGGAGTAAATAATATCAACAACGCCGTATATTTTGCCAATATCCAAATCAACGCCACAGCAAACAGATATTATGAACCCGCTTCAGGCAGATTTTTCTTTGGAGGACTCAAGGTACGAATCTAA
- a CDS encoding phytanoyl-CoA dioxygenase family protein has translation MHQMNLPWVESPFFNEILKTKNLSEADQKIALEYHTNGFVVIPNLFAESLIDDVKAEMDNKGFNFDFPVSTHRDKVRIQDLWMYSESVKQVASHPKVLATLEMLYDREPIPFQTLNFKVGTQQRAHSDTIHFSSIPARFMCGVWVALEDITPENGAVFYYAKSHKMPEYNFAHFKKEPNDTSYSEYNDYESFIESIMNVSDFEKKHFYAKKGDALIWSSNIIHGGSKVENLSSTRYSQVTHYYFQDCLYYTPMLSNMVTNELHLRNDFIDIKSGKTVEPSFNGHRINHINTDKGTFILNNRLKNLSTVLKFIRLKNRIFKKIFS, from the coding sequence ATGCATCAAATGAACTTACCTTGGGTTGAGTCGCCTTTTTTCAATGAAATTCTCAAAACCAAAAACCTTAGCGAAGCAGACCAAAAAATAGCCTTAGAATATCATACCAATGGCTTTGTTGTTATTCCAAATTTGTTTGCAGAGTCGCTGATAGACGATGTCAAAGCCGAAATGGACAACAAAGGCTTTAATTTTGATTTTCCTGTAAGTACCCATCGTGATAAAGTTAGAATTCAGGACTTGTGGATGTATTCGGAAAGTGTGAAGCAGGTAGCAAGCCATCCTAAAGTATTGGCTACTTTAGAAATGCTATACGACAGAGAACCGATTCCTTTTCAGACCTTGAATTTTAAGGTAGGAACACAACAACGTGCCCACTCCGACACCATTCACTTTAGCTCTATTCCTGCCCGTTTTATGTGTGGTGTGTGGGTAGCTTTAGAAGATATTACGCCCGAAAATGGGGCAGTATTTTACTATGCCAAATCGCATAAAATGCCCGAATATAATTTCGCCCATTTTAAGAAAGAGCCAAACGATACTTCTTATAGCGAATACAATGATTATGAGAGCTTTATAGAAAGTATCATGAATGTTTCGGATTTTGAGAAAAAGCATTTTTATGCCAAAAAAGGAGATGCCCTTATTTGGTCGTCAAATATTATTCATGGTGGATCGAAGGTCGAAAACCTCAGTAGTACTCGCTACTCGCAGGTAACACATTATTACTTTCAAGATTGCTTGTATTATACACCAATGCTGTCGAATATGGTAACCAACGAGCTGCATTTGAGGAATGATTTTATTGATATTAAATCAGGTAAAACAGTAGAACCTTCATTCAATGGCCATCGCATCAACCATATCAATACCGATAAAGGGACTTTTATTTTAAATAATCGATTAAAAAATCTATCGACGGTATTAAAATTTATTCGCTTAAAAAATAGAATTTTCAAAAAAATCTTTTCATAA
- a CDS encoding LacI family DNA-binding transcriptional regulator, translated as MQKTQVTIKQIAQELGISISTVSRALQNHPRIGLRTKERVFEVAKKLNYVPNPAAILLKKNKTSTIGVVLPHLKEEFFSQAITGIEDVISEQNYNVVISQSRDKLERETRAIKSFISSRVDGVIASISAETTQYYQFRELENYGIPVVFFDRVPKDVPVNKVRGNIADAAFEVINFLAQKGLKRVAILNGPASLEISDERLMGYWHAMKQFGLPIYQYYIKSSDLSKEDTTKKMLELINSPKPPEAVFCFNDYVALYAMQACKHKGLVPNKDIVFVSFANLPITAYLDNPPLASVEQFAYSMGEQAANLLLKIINTPNDIQLAPEEIIVNTKLIIH; from the coding sequence ATGCAAAAAACACAGGTTACCATCAAACAAATTGCTCAAGAATTAGGTATTTCTATTTCAACGGTTTCGAGAGCTTTACAAAACCACCCTCGTATTGGCTTGCGTACTAAAGAAAGGGTTTTTGAGGTTGCTAAAAAACTTAATTATGTACCCAATCCTGCTGCTATTTTATTGAAAAAAAATAAAACCTCTACAATAGGCGTAGTATTGCCACACCTCAAAGAAGAATTTTTTTCGCAGGCTATTACAGGTATTGAAGACGTTATCTCAGAGCAAAACTATAATGTGGTTATCAGCCAATCGCGCGATAAACTAGAGCGTGAAACTCGTGCAATCAAGTCGTTTATCAGTAGCCGGGTCGATGGCGTAATTGCCTCTATTTCGGCCGAAACCACCCAGTATTATCAGTTCAGAGAGTTAGAAAACTATGGTATTCCTGTTGTTTTTTTCGACCGTGTTCCCAAAGATGTTCCCGTCAATAAAGTGCGTGGCAATATTGCCGATGCTGCTTTTGAGGTAATTAATTTTTTGGCTCAAAAAGGACTTAAAAGAGTAGCTATTTTGAATGGCCCCGCCAGTTTAGAAATATCTGACGAACGCCTTATGGGGTATTGGCATGCCATGAAGCAGTTTGGGCTTCCTATTTATCAGTATTATATCAAATCATCGGATTTGAGTAAGGAGGATACCACCAAAAAGATGTTGGAGCTAATCAATAGCCCCAAACCTCCAGAAGCAGTATTCTGTTTTAATGATTACGTTGCTTTGTATGCTATGCAAGCCTGCAAACATAAAGGACTTGTGCCTAATAAAGATATTGTTTTTGTGAGTTTTGCCAATTTGCCTATTACAGCCTATTTAGACAACCCTCCGCTGGCATCTGTCGAGCAATTTGCCTATTCGATGGGCGAGCAAGCAGCCAATTTATTACTAAAAATTATTAACACGCCCAACGATATTCAACTAGCCCCCGAAGAAATTATCGTTAATACTAAACTGATTATTCATTAA
- a CDS encoding zinc dependent phospholipase C family protein: protein MKKLPLLVGFGIMALFLCSWGFLAHRTIHQISIYSLPKKLQGFFATNVDYIVYNSVRPDVRRKDDPKEETKHFIDIDAPLFGEDAINTMPQKWEDAVKKYSEDTLRKYGTVPWEVLLLKEKLTNAFRNKQKDSILFYAADLGHYISDAHVPLHTSINYDGQLSNQRGLHSLWESTIPELHLNDYNLYQKHKAKYLKNPQEEIWKVLRQSNIMLKQVFEEEINASVGFSEDKKFKRSERFGQMRKNYSPEFAKAYSLRLGNTVNERLLASSRCVADFWYTSWVDAGCPDLSTISPVSEETTNKMKLEQKAWKANQLLSKGWLQSRKATPEN from the coding sequence ATGAAAAAACTGCCTTTATTAGTAGGATTTGGCATTATGGCCTTGTTCCTATGTTCGTGGGGATTTTTAGCTCACAGAACCATTCATCAGATTTCGATTTATTCGCTTCCGAAAAAACTACAAGGTTTTTTTGCTACCAATGTAGACTACATTGTCTATAACTCTGTACGCCCCGATGTACGACGTAAAGATGATCCCAAGGAAGAAACCAAACATTTTATTGATATAGATGCCCCCCTTTTTGGTGAAGATGCTATTAATACTATGCCTCAAAAATGGGAAGATGCCGTAAAAAAATACTCGGAAGATACCTTACGCAAATATGGTACTGTACCTTGGGAGGTATTATTACTGAAAGAAAAACTCACAAATGCTTTTAGAAATAAACAAAAAGATAGTATTCTATTTTATGCCGCCGATTTGGGCCACTATATTTCGGATGCACACGTACCTTTGCATACCAGTATCAATTATGATGGCCAATTAAGTAATCAAAGAGGGTTGCATTCGCTTTGGGAAAGTACTATTCCAGAATTACACCTCAACGACTACAACCTTTATCAAAAACATAAAGCTAAATACCTGAAAAATCCCCAAGAGGAGATTTGGAAAGTTTTGCGTCAGTCGAATATAATGTTAAAACAGGTTTTTGAAGAAGAAATTAATGCTTCGGTAGGCTTTAGTGAAGACAAAAAGTTTAAGCGTTCTGAAAGATTTGGACAAATGCGTAAGAACTATTCGCCAGAATTTGCCAAAGCTTATTCGCTTCGTTTGGGTAATACTGTCAACGAGCGTTTATTAGCGTCGTCACGTTGTGTAGCTGATTTTTGGTACACTAGCTGGGTAGATGCTGGCTGTCCTGACTTGAGTACGATAAGTCCTGTATCGGAAGAAACTACCAACAAAATGAAGCTTGAGCAAAAAGCTTGGAAGGCAAACCAACTCCTAAGCAAAGGCTGGCTACAATCAAGAAAGGCCACTCCCGAAAACTAA
- a CDS encoding metallophosphoesterase family protein, with product MQKILILSDTHSFLDKRLEPHLDWCDQIWHGGDWGSVAVSDTLVALKPVQGVYGNIDDATLRQIYPKINHFTCEEVHIGMTHIAGAPSKYKPDALECFTERIPDIFVCGHSHILQVKRDLKKGNMLFINPGAAGQHGFHEVQTAIRLKIEGKRIFDLAVIEMPRSSKH from the coding sequence ATGCAAAAAATACTTATTTTATCAGATACACATAGTTTTTTAGATAAGCGTCTTGAGCCTCATTTGGATTGGTGCGACCAAATTTGGCATGGAGGCGACTGGGGTAGTGTTGCGGTTTCGGACACACTTGTAGCCTTAAAACCTGTTCAAGGAGTTTATGGTAATATTGATGATGCTACACTTCGCCAAATTTATCCTAAAATCAATCATTTTACCTGCGAGGAAGTACACATAGGAATGACACATATTGCAGGGGCACCGTCGAAATACAAGCCCGATGCCTTGGAGTGTTTTACCGAGCGTATTCCAGATATATTTGTTTGTGGGCATTCACATATTTTACAAGTAAAAAGAGACCTAAAAAAAGGCAATATGCTGTTTATTAACCCAGGAGCAGCAGGACAACACGGCTTTCATGAAGTACAAACAGCCATTCGGCTAAAAATAGAAGGAAAAAGAATCTTTGATTTAGCTGTAATCGAAATGCCTCGTTCCTCAAAGCATTAG
- a CDS encoding co-chaperone GroES has translation MITTLAGAETLNKVVMLGDKVLIRPQEGNNTTRSGLFLPPTVQEKEEIQKGYIIKVGPGFPIPAVQEDEPWKDAENVRYIPLQVKEGDQALFLKRNSLEVEIDHEKYLIVSQSAIVMIVREDW, from the coding sequence ATGATAACGACATTGGCAGGAGCAGAAACGTTGAATAAAGTAGTTATGCTGGGCGACAAAGTGCTGATTCGTCCGCAAGAAGGAAATAATACCACTCGTTCGGGTTTATTTTTACCACCAACCGTACAAGAAAAAGAGGAAATCCAGAAAGGATACATTATAAAGGTAGGGCCGGGTTTTCCAATACCTGCTGTACAAGAAGACGAGCCTTGGAAAGATGCCGAAAATGTAAGATATATTCCTCTACAAGTAAAAGAAGGCGACCAAGCTTTATTTTTGAAAAGAAATAGCTTGGAGGTTGAAATCGACCATGAAAAATACCTGATAGTATCTCAATCAGCAATTGTGATGATTGTAAGAGAAGATTGGTAA
- a CDS encoding AlbA family DNA-binding domain-containing protein codes for MSELIEKFLQQRESSNLEFKSKIDNPFKIARTLAAFANTSGGTLLIGINDDRTVKGCTELDEMLKIEQAAEHLIVPPIAIRYRSEMWEGKRKVLIIEVDESIDKPHEAIDEKGNRTVYVRANDQTTPVGKEMSQILDKADKAVEKEILEQPNVKYLIMYLKKNKRIAAREYAKLVNISEYRAKKLLETLTYEGVLLMLTKQRPPQFVLK; via the coding sequence ATGTCTGAATTAATAGAGAAATTTTTACAACAACGAGAGTCTTCAAATTTAGAATTTAAAAGTAAAATAGATAATCCTTTCAAAATTGCTCGTACTTTAGCTGCTTTTGCCAATACCTCAGGAGGAACTTTGTTGATTGGAATCAATGACGACAGAACCGTAAAAGGCTGTACTGAATTGGATGAAATGTTGAAAATAGAGCAGGCCGCCGAGCACCTTATTGTTCCTCCTATTGCTATTAGGTATCGGTCTGAAATGTGGGAAGGCAAGCGTAAAGTATTAATAATAGAAGTAGACGAAAGTATTGACAAACCTCACGAAGCGATTGATGAAAAAGGAAATCGTACCGTTTATGTGCGTGCCAACGACCAAACTACACCTGTAGGAAAGGAAATGTCTCAGATTTTGGATAAGGCCGACAAAGCCGTAGAAAAAGAGATACTCGAACAGCCCAATGTCAAGTACTTAATTATGTATTTGAAGAAAAACAAAAGAATTGCGGCTCGTGAATATGCCAAATTGGTGAATATTTCGGAATATAGGGCCAAAAAGCTCTTAGAAACGCTCACTTACGAAGGTGTTTTGCTAATGCTTACCAAACAACGCCCTCCACAGTTTGTATTGAAATAA
- a CDS encoding GNAT family N-acetyltransferase: MQLRYIQYSPEELQEVKDIFLEYAQNLNVDLCFQRFEQELETLSKIYAPPQGCIILAYHGQEVAGCIALKPIAEGVCEMKRLYVKNAFRGHSLGRKLAQEAISFAKQNGYQTMKLDTLTTLHEAIGLYKSLGFQETPPYTFNPLDNVLYFELNLAL, translated from the coding sequence ATGCAATTACGTTATATTCAGTATTCTCCTGAAGAACTACAAGAAGTAAAAGATATTTTCTTGGAATATGCCCAAAACTTGAATGTAGATTTATGTTTTCAGCGTTTTGAGCAAGAACTAGAAACACTTTCAAAGATATATGCTCCACCCCAAGGCTGTATCATTTTGGCATATCATGGCCAAGAGGTAGCTGGATGTATTGCTCTAAAGCCAATTGCCGAAGGCGTTTGTGAAATGAAAAGGCTCTATGTCAAAAATGCGTTCAGAGGGCACTCGTTAGGACGAAAACTTGCTCAAGAAGCTATCAGTTTTGCCAAGCAAAATGGCTATCAAACCATGAAACTAGATACCCTCACAACACTCCATGAAGCCATTGGCTTATATAAATCGCTAGGGTTTCAAGAAACTCCCCCCTATACTTTCAATCCACTCGATAATGTTTTGTATTTTGAATTAAACTTAGCACTATAA